In one Gracilinanus agilis isolate LMUSP501 chromosome 6, AgileGrace, whole genome shotgun sequence genomic region, the following are encoded:
- the ALB gene encoding albumin, with protein sequence MKWVTFISLIFLFSSVYSRDLFRRDAPKSEIAKRYRDLGEENVKGLVLITFAQYLQKCPFEDHVKLVDEVVQFAKGCVADETAENCGKSLHQLLGDKLCKIASLRESYGEMADCCAKEEPERNQCFLSHKDDHPDLPKIVAPEPDALCQEFTENENKVMGYYLHQVARRHPYFYAPALLAYAIQYRDAVRECCAAADKATCLNDKLTDLREKVLSAGAKQRFRCSSLDKFGERAVKAGLIARLSQKFPKAEFVEIHKIVEDLANVHKECCHGDLLECADDRAALSDYVCQNKDSISSKLSKCCDKSLVEKSQCISDLENDDLPADLPDFLEIYVNTKDACQNYKEAKDLFLANYLYDSARRGSNLAVTTLLRLAKDYETTLEECCATEDPPTCYAKVAEHRKNLIEDSNNLVKQNCDLFEKVGEYGFANELLIRYAKKIPQVSTPTIVELSHKLAKVGSKCCKLSDDEKMGCAEGYLAIVVDKLCRQHEKTPVSDKITKCCTESLVNRRPCFTALGVDETYVPKAFSADTFVFHADLCTLPEEEKQTKKQTVLAELVKHKPLITQDQVKGVITEFSAFVDKCCKAEDKESCFAEDGPKLVASAQAALA encoded by the exons agttTTGATCACATTTGCCCAGTACCTCCAGAAATGCCCATTTGAAGATCATGTGAAATTGGTAGATGAGGTTGTACAATTTGCAAAAGGCTGTGTTGCTGATGAGACAGCTGAAAACTGTGGCAAATCCCTT CACCAACTTTTGGGCGATAAGCTATGTAAAATAGCAAGTCTTCGGGAGTCATATGGTGAAATGGCAGACTGTTGTGCCAAAGAGGAACCTGAGAGAAACCAGTGTTTCCTGAGCCACAAAGATGACCATCCAGACCTCCCTAAAATTGTAGCCCCTGAACCTGATGCTCTGTGCCAGGAATTCACAGAGAATGAAAACAAAGTCATGGGCTA CTACTTGCATCAAGTTGCCAGAAGACACCCCTACTTCTATGCCCCAGCACTCCTTGCCTATGCAATTCAGTACAGAGATGCAGTGAGGGAATGTTGTGCAGCAGCTGACAAAGCCACATGCCTCAATGACAag CTCACTGATTTAAGAGAAAAAGTACTAAGTGCAGGTGCAAAGCAGAGATTCCGATGCTCCAGTTTAGACAAATTTGGAGAGAGAGCTGTCAAGGCAGG GCTTATAGCTAGACTCAGTCAGAAATTTCCCAAGGCTGAGTTTGTTGAAATTCATAAAATAGTGGAAGATCTTGCCAATGTTCACAAAGAATGTTGCCATGGTGACCTGCTGGAGTGTGCTGACGATAGG GCAGCTCTTTCTGACTACGTTTGTCAGAACAAGGACTCAATCTCCAGCAAACTTTCAAAATGTTGTGATAAGTCTCTAGTGGAGAAAAGCCAGTGCATTTCTGATTTGGAGAATGATGACCTTCCTGCTGACCTCCCTGATTTCCTTGAAATCTATGTGAATACCAAGGATGCTTGCCAAAActacaaagaagcaaaagatcTCTTCTTAGCCAA ctaTTTGTATGACAGTGCAAGGAGAGGTTCTAACCTTGCAGTTACCACACTGTTAAGGCTAGCCAAGGACTATGAAACCACACTTGAGGAGTGCTGTGCCACAGAAGACCCTCCCACCTGCTATGCCAAAGTG gCCGAACATCGGAAAAATCTTATTGAGGATAGCAACAATTTAGTCAAGCAAAATTGTGATCTTTTTGAAAAAGTGGGAGAATATGGCTTTGCAAATGA ATTACTGATCCGTTACGCCAAAAAAATACCTCAAGTATCAACTCCAACAATAGTAGAACTTTCACATAAATTAGCAAAAGTTGGCTCCAAATGCTGTAAACTCAGCGATGATGAAAAAATGGGCTGTGCTGAGGGCTAT TTGGCTATTGTAGTTGACAAGCTGTGCCGCCAGCATGAAAAGACACCAGTGAGTGACAAAATCACCAAATGCTGCACTGAATCCTTGGTGAACCGCAGACCTTGCTTCACTGCCTTGGGAGTTGATGAAACATATGTACCCAAGGCCTTTTCTGCAGACACATTTGTCTTCCATGCTGACCTATGCACACttccagaagaggaaaaacagacCAAGAAACAAAC TGTACTTGCGGAACTCGTGAAACACAAGCCCTTGATCACTCAGGACCAAGTCAAGGGTGTCATTACTGAATTCTCTGCTTTTGTGGACAAATGCTGCAAAGCTGAAGACAAGGAAAGCTGCTTTGCTGAAGAT GGTCCCAAACTGGTTGCTTCAGCTCAAGCTGCCTTAGCATAA